The Larimichthys crocea isolate SSNF chromosome XII, L_crocea_2.0, whole genome shotgun sequence region TTCTGGAGTTTTAGTGACCCTCAATCTGCCTGATTTTACCCATAACACCAGAATTCACCAGAAAATGGGACTAAACTTAAAGCACTCAAGTGCTACAGCGGTGTACTGATACCATGGTATACTGTCGTTTATACAACAACCAAGTAATCTGATCGTTAAGTCGTTAAGTGCcgatatagagaataacagcactgagactTTTAACTACATGAATCACTGCCCTTCACAGCTGTTCTGACAACTGTCGGCTAAGTCTAAGAAATATTAACGTTGACTAGTAGACTAGTTCAGGAAATATCTGAACTATTTGTGTTGGCGGAGCcaaaacattataaaaacaaacaaatcattgtCCCTTCTCCCTATGAACTAACAAATGAGGCTTCTAGAACTGTTCAATAAAAGCTATATATCACTCAAGAGAGTGCTGTTATTCTGAATATCGGCACGCTGCAGCCCCGCAGCCATCAACcaaatcacagccgtgctgatattcagtataacagcacgacTGTGATATATTGCTTATAGTGAAAAATGTTGGTTATCATACCGTGTATGTTTGCTTGCATTGAATTCAACCgtatttgtgttattaaaaaatatagaactttaaaaatgttataaaatcaTCATTGGTTATATCCCAGTTATGTAAAACtgtgatattttctgaggtTATCGTACCgttacagttgttttttaaacatttgtgaCCAAGATACATCCTGATCtgcttaaaatatatttctaactGCATCTTATTTAATCAGACGAattgtttattacatttcttaTTCATTAACTATAATGACAATCATTTCTCTGTTGTTGCCTGTATGTTTTCgattgtatttatgttttttatcatGTAAGCCGATGAGAGACGCcactaaataaaatgtattattgttcttgtaagaaattaattaaaacaataaatcaaatttgaATTTGCTCTGTACATCTGACACCAAAGCAATtaaccataaaaaaaataaattaattaacataaaaactccagaaaaacatacaaaaatatacCACTATTATCTTTAGCAGCAGGTCTCTTAAGGTGGATTTTTTCTTTGATAATACTTTGACTCAAATGAATATGGAGCAACATTCAGTCCTAAATagcacacagaaataaatacatgtcaGGTTATGAGCCTGTTATGTAAATATACTGGACTTTGCTTACCTTTCTTTAATCAGTATGCTTTACATGAGAAAGGTATAAGCAGTTTACTtagaaaagtacaaaaagtTCTTAAAATACTCAAATATGATTAATGACGTGATGGTTAATGTTCGTTtgagcaaaatgtaaaaaaaaagaagagctaaTTATCTGCAGACGTTCAACTTTAAGTCacaaaatcattaaatattaatgtttatttatgttttcctACGTTgactttttgtctgttttgttacGGGGACACGTCCTGTTTCTGAACATTCAGCTTTTTTGACTTCTCGAGGaaaacttctgtttttctgttgttttttttcaagtcataaagaaatgtaaaacatattttgtgcatgtttaaagtgcaagtgagagaaaaaaaaaatgaggagtGCACCtgttcagtctgttttcagTTAAATACCTGGTCATCGTTAAGGTAGTTAGGCAGACCTCCTATAAACAGTTTATGGGGGGAATCGGGAACGACTGTGGAGACGACACCTgcagagaacaaacaacaataaaacaacatgttcGACGTCGTGTTACAGGACGTGTCATTACTTTGTTTGACTCAGGGACAAACCTGGGACGTGGAAAGCCGGCTGCTCTGAGATACCAGGCAAAGGCCGATAGTCGTGAGGTCTTCTGATCTTCAGAGACTGACCCTGGAAAATGATTCCATCGAAGGCCATGGCCTGTGTCGTCTCATCTACAGACCGAAACTAGGAAGCAAAAATGTCGAATGACTGATTCTTTTAACCTCCGGACAGagacaggctagctgtttccctctatttcaagtctttatgctaagctaagctatctGGCTTCTGAATTTTCATATCAGATTTTTTTGCaagtacatatttaaatccattcaaagtgtaaaaaaatacaagttGTGGTGGTTATGTGTCTTTgccagtgatgcgcgggtcctgcaccgaccgacgttttaaactaacccacCCGAACTCCGACCGCAGCAagtaattgtgaaatattgtacccaacccacttcctgacccgcattttaaaaagtagtctttACTCTTGATTAACTTCGTAGCATCATCGGGCTACATAATactggcattactgagttattatattcatttaaaatgcggTTTAATGGCAATGCTCAGTTCCACGTGTTGGGAAAATCGGGCTTTTTGTCCCGCTTCAAAAATAtactcggcatctttatttcaaacgacccgaccgaccaCGACtcgaatatcattaaaaatattgtttggtgactcgtgacccgtgggcacccgctcaatttggatcaacccgcgcatcactgatcTGAGGTCACTACACCCGGCTGAGAGTCCAGAACATAACCTCCAACAACTTGTCTGTTTTACACAATTTTTGTACGGATTAAACAAACGCATTTAGACAAACACAGATATGGAGTTGCAGGTAGGTGAAttaacctttggacagagccaggctagctgtttccatctgtttccagtctttatgctaagctaagctatctGGCTTCTGGCAGACACAAAGGGGAGTGACACTGATCAAATTTTTCCTGAAAACTTTGTGAATTCATCGTTTCACATTCCAGCACGAACCTCTAGGAAAGCAAAGTTTTTATCCTGATTAATCTGCACGGCGAGCACAGGGTTGCTCGGGGCCTGTGAAAGGCCCGCGAGGCGCATCTGAGCATTGAAGAACTCTGCCATGGACTCCTGcggagacagaaaacaaacagcatggctggaaacactgcagcacaaacaaacatcagtgtaaacaggaagtcagagagtCTTTACCTCGGTCACTCCAAAGGGAATATTTCCAACATAGAGGCGTCTGGCTTGTCTTGTCATCTGACTGCCAACTATGGGCACTTGTGTCGGTGCAGCAGCCACCCCGGTGGTGGTGGACGTCGCCAGCAGAGCTATTGTTGGTATCTGCCCGGCCGCTGAAGGAGAGAGCGCATGAGGAAATGTTACCTCCTGCAACCTCTGCTCCATTATTTTATCAGGGGAAAACTGCAGTGAGTCATTTCTAGATGATTCATCGGAATAATATGAccacagaaattaaataaatatgaagagaGCTCCTGTTTCTGTCTTGAATCCAATCGCAacaacagttttattattttcttccttcTGTTTTGGCCAGAAACCTGTATATTTAACATTCCTAaaacttattattttatttatggacGAGGGCCCGGACCACCTCAGCTTGACGGAGCAGTGGATCTACTCCGACCTCCCTCCGGATGTCCGATCTCCTCATCCCATCTctaaagctcatgaccataggtgagggttggaccTACCAAATCAGTtccctctgaaccacaacgATCCAGTACAACGTCCACAATACTGGCAATGCCGCAACAGCTCCCATgactcatgaacaagaccccgaaatacttgaactccttcacttggggcagcaactcgctcccaaCCCAGGACAGACGTGGAACGTACCATAACCCTCTTTGTCTCCAAATATTAGAACCGTATGTCCGAGAACTTGGGGGATCTAAACAGGAAGTATAACGTTGCCATAGAGTCACAGAGCTAAAACTTGACCCCTgtcttttgtttacattttggccATTCCTGTTTGAGGCGTACTCATGGATGTACagacaatgaagaagaaaaaacggGATTTTCTCAGGCAAGTTCtggatttttttctgatttcacaGCAGATTTACAGATATTTATACGCTATGGACTTCAGGATCAAGTCaaactgaatctaaaaatatcagaatcGTGTCTTTGTCTTCAGATTTGACGGCGTTATGGCTCTGGGAAAGAAGAGAAGCGTCAACCCAAGTTTAAAAACACGATGACGTACCTTGCATAGCTTTATATTGCATTGGTGTGATGTGTTCAAAGCCAGGAGGAGGGACGTCCCAGTATTTGCAGGTCCTTTTCTTTCTCGTCCGCCTCGGAGAGTGGCTGgaagcagaaacatttcaaaataaaagctcaagcAGGAGAAAAAACTGATGATAATTGTGGCTATTTCAGCTgatattttcagaataaaagcttgTGAGGTCTGCATCtgagctctgcagcagaggGCCGGTGGTTGCGGCAGTTTTCGCCCACTGACCTGTGCTTCTTGTGGTCCCGGGAGGAGCTCCGGCGGTCCCGGCTCTTGCGGTCTCTGCTGCGGCTCCGTTTCTCTCGGCTCCGGCTCCCCCGGTCTTTGCTCCAGCTGCGATGTTTGTCGCCTCGGCCCGGAGATCCGCTGCGACTCCTCTTTTTGTGTCGttctctttctcgctctgtGCAGCAAGAAATGTTCACTATGTTACTGCCAGTAAATGTTGTATCGACGTTTaaataactttgaaacactctgagctgagatgaattcatctctatgtctctgctcagggtggcctcagcgtgtcatcgagccaccctttaaggaccgcccacaaaaatcctggactgaaaactggtgaaaaactttcagtaatatatcgttcaaagtcttttcacatgttttcaggaactattttacaacatatttaatgtattttgaaataaatcttaGATCTTAAGGGATATTATATTTGAGTATTTACAATTTCTGATACTTTGTACTAAAGTTCAACCGATATATCTCGATAAAATTATCTCAAAACATCATCGGTATCTGAGTATATGTTGTCCAATATGTGGTGATATGGAAACTTCTTTACTCAGGAcacaatgcagaaaaaaatgcttgtgtgtttaatttagttaattactattaattatgtttaatttgtgtttatttatagttatttataATTCTTAAGTTCACAGAATTCAGCGCACTTTTGGACAACAAAGTTTGTTGTAAACACTCATCGACCACATTAGGGTTCAATCTGATGTaatccaataaataaatacattttgcttttacaaagataataatgttcagttttaattgacactgtcagagaggtaatTTAACGAGGCTACATGTTTCTTATTGAGATTGTAGTTTGTAGTGATGCTGAACTAgactgcatttttctgagatgtgtttttaatgttcagtCCACAGATATAAGATGGGCGTAATCAATATAATGCACTgctgtacaacaacaacacaacccACTAAGATGCATACACACAAGTGTAAATCTCTGGGATTAACAAAAGGGAACAATAAGAACGATAAAGTTGTGACTTCTCACAAAGTTAATACTTTAAGTCTATTTTgaaacaagattaaaaaaacttaTGTTCTTCATCGTCTTGTGCGTCTTCTGGACtgaacattttttccatttgataCTTTACATACACTTTGCTGTtaaagtaaaactttaaaagcaaGCACTTGCACcaaagtatttttatattgtagtATTACTGCGGATACTCGTGTTGTACATGAAGGttatcttctgttttgttttatgtgacagaAACTTGAATATCTTTTGGGCTGTTGGTCAGACAAGAGAGATTATTTATCttaattaatcgattaatcgttaatcatgaaaataaaaggcaGAGTGACCAATAATCTTTAATGTACCAGTACTGAATGATTCATAATTACTGCTCgtgaatgtttcttttgtatGATCACCTGCACTCATATTATTTCATGGCACTAACTGCAggtaattacatttttcaatcACCTCACAGACGCCTGAAAACGTTCAAAAAGTCTCTTTTCTATATTAATTACATGCTCTGATACCCTCCGGAGCAGCGCAGGGACCCTCGCTTcatatttcttcttcatcactgaAAATCTGACAGTTTAATGCGACTCCCTCTCCTCGGGGGAAACGGGAACGTCGGCTCTGAACATGACTTAAGACCTTTTAACAAATCGATGGGGTGGGGGTTTCTGTCGGTGTCGGTCTGATCCACCTGGAAGCTCCGCGTTGATTAAATGTCAAGTTTTAGACGAGGTGTGTTTCCTCGCCGTGCCTcgctgtttattattattattatttatttccattatcAGTTATGTCTGAAACTTTATCATATATAAATGTTACAATAAAAGGTGAAAAATGTCCTAAAGCTCAAGAAGATGccttcaaatgtattttttaatccaAAGAATAGACATGCgtctttaagccttaatataacctgaacaggtgagttgtttataaattcaccctcagtacagttgtcatgaacggggaaattagctacagagaccaaaactgttttttgtaccaggctgtaaacatgtttatttctgctgtgaagttggacatttgaacatggggacttatggagactgactcacttctggagccagcctcaagtggacgttagaggaactgcagtttttgactgaaatgtcattaaattaattaaactgttattttctgatgattgattgattaaagtAATAATTTCAGCCTGAGatcatctgtgttttctcattgtaaaaacaaagttatcAAGATGACGTTGATGACGTTCAGCAGTTATATCACATAATCATGCTGTTTCTTGGTCATTTTTTGGGTGATGTTTTCATTGAGATAACGCGGATAAGTCGAGTAAATCTTATGAATAATGTGTTACAAACATTAGTAGAGTATGCTGAATTAAAAAGCACATCATATTAATTCATAAAATGTCTTATTAAGTGCAGGAGAGGACATAACATGATATTTATTAcgttattgttgttgttcttattGGGATAACATAAATAAGTCGAGTAAATCTTATTAATAATGTGTTACAAACATTAGTAGAGTATGCCGAATTAAAAAGCACatcataataattcataaaatgtCTTATTAGGTGCAGGAGAGGACATAACATGATATTTATTAcgttattgttgttgttcttattGAATTAACATAAATAAGTTGTGTAAATTGAATTAATAATGCgttgtaaacatttataaagtaAGCCGAATTAAAAAGCACatcataataattcataaaatgtCTTATTAAGTGCAGGACAGGACATAACATGATATTTATTAcgttattgttgttgttcttattGGGATAACATAAATAAGTTGTGTAAATTGAATTAATAATGCgttgtaaacatttataaagtaAGCCGAATTAAAAAGCACatcataataattcataaaacaTCACATCAGCTCATGTTAATCCGTGTGTGTCTTCACAGGACGTGCTAACATTATAAAACACGCAGAGTCTTTATGGACTCCGGTGTCCCGCTGCCTCCGGCAGGTGAGTCCCGGTGTTCGCTCACCGGCAGCCGGACAGCGTTCAGCCGCCGTGCGGACGCTGTAGGACGGGCAGAGGCTGAGGATGAGGTGCCCGGCACACGGAGGGTGAATGTTAAAAACACGGATCGAGCTGAGTCACAGTGTGTGAAACTCGCTCAAGTTGTTGTCATTCATAAAAACGAGCTAACGTTACGCACCATGGACGCGGCGGGCGCTGCTAGCTTGAGGAGCCCGAGCTGAGGCGCCGACAGTCGGTCACTCACCTTGCCGATTCTCGCTGAGCTGCTTCTCGAATTCTTCGAAGTCCGACATGTTCGcggtcaaaataaaatatgtaacgGCTCCGTGATGACTGACAGGCGGCGGTAAACCgagccggtgtgtgtgtgtgtgtgtgtgtgtgtgtgtgtgtgtttgttgaggGGTTTTtgctgcactgacacacacacacacacacacacacacacacacacacacacacacacacggtacacTCACAACGTCCGGTTacacccttcaaaataaaagcacgcaGACTTTTAAACcccttaaaaatatttttaaacaacttgaatctgtttttttgtccaaGTGGCAGCCTCCATGCCAAACAGATTCAATTATGTgaagacacacactgattaacatgagctgatgtgatgttttatgaattattatgatGTGCTTTTTAATTTGGCTtactttataaatgtttacaacGCATTATTAATTCAATTTACACAACTTATTTATGTTATCCCaataagaacaacaacaataacgTAATAAATATCATGTTATGTCCTCTCCTGCACTTAATAAGacattttatgaattattatgatGAGCTTTTTAATTCGGCTtactttataaatgtttacaacGCATTATTAATTCAATTTATACAACCTATTTATGTTATCCCAATAAGAACACCAACAATAACGTAATAAATATCATGTTATGTCCTCTCCTGCACTTAATAAGACATTTTGTGAATTATTATGGTGTGCTTTTTAATTCGGCATACTCTACTAATGTTTGTAACGCATTATTCATAAGATTTACTCGACTTATTTATGTTATCTCAATGAAAACATCACCCAAAAAAATGACCAAGAAACAGCATGATTATGTGATATAACTGCTGAATTGAGCCATCATCAATGTCATCTTgataactttgtttttacagtgaggAAACACAGATGATCTCAGGCTGAAATTATTACTTTCATTAATCAATCATCAGAAACAGTTAATTAAACATaacagtttaattaatttaatgacatttccttcttccatcttctccaatatgaaaataaaaaactgaatctTTAAGTACCTTTTGTGCTGTCAGTCAGATAAAGTAAAGAAGTCAAAAActgactgcagttcctcttgtcgtccacctgaggctggctccacAAGTCCATATCcatagatagatattttattgatcctgagggaaattcaagcatctagtagcagtaaacatacattacatacatacattaaaattaacctatAAGATAAAACTGGATTTAAATTAGCCCTGTGCAAAGATTTTACAAATagaagaatatttttttaaagaaataagaaGTAGAactacaaataaacaaactatgtaccagaaaatgaattaaagttgCAGCATTGagtagaaagaaaaataaatacttttattattccctttgaaattcttttttttttcactcagttttacattttaacccaaaatacatgttttgcatgcaaatgtggagagagatggtggagtgatgggcggttcggtgccttgctcaaggaggTGAAGTGACACCtgtccagctaccagtccaccaccATACTTTgatccatgctggacttgaaccagccaccctccggttcccaagccaagtctccatggactgagctactgccacaTATTGTACATTAAAAGTTGCTACTGTGCCAAGTGCTTACTCATGCTGGGACTTGTTGAGACTCTGtatatcatattttaaagaGCACAGTCTAGACCTGATAACATGATCTTCACCTTTATACAACCATGTGAACAATATGCAAAATACTTGACATCTAAATGCCATCACATCCTTCATAAGTATCGTTTTCCTTGTCAACCCGCTCTTTCTGCTTAAAggtattaataaaaaataaagtttccaTCTCTAACAGCACCGTTTTCTGCCTCAGCTCAgcttctatttttaaatatttatgcaCAATTATTCTTTGCACTGTACAGCACGTCAGAGATGTCGCCTAAAGGCAGGCATaccacctttctctctctctctctctttctcctcctcgcCTGTCATTCTAAACATAACATGTTGACAACATACATGGAAAATAACTGACTCAGCTGTGCTGCTATTAAAAGACCTCAAATCCCAAAGTATTGCTCCGGCGGGGTGCCCGGCTGTCATGTCAGGAGCTCTGtgaatgagctgctgctgctgctgaggcgTGCAGCTCCTCAGCAGAGGAATAAATCCAGAGTCCAGAGCACCTGCAGAGGCCCGAGGATCCCGAAGGAGCAGTAAGTGTTGGCTGAGATTTCATTTCCTGCAAGATCGAGGTCAGTTAATAATGACCAGCTTGCTTTAATCTGTCAGACACTCGTGCAAGAAAGTGCAGAGACACTTTATCAAACACCTGGAGGGCTTTGAGTGGCACTTTGTTTTCCCGTAAAAAAGCTGCTGCATCGATTAAAACatgctctgtttcttttttttattgattgtgtTCACGTATCTCTTGATTTTGTAGTGGAATAGTGTGGCTCGTACTCTGGTGACTATGAGCCTTTGTGAGAGGCACAGTATCTATTTCTAGGGCAGTTTATATTTAGAAGTCTCCTCCTGAACAAACAGCCGGTGCTTGGCTTGGTAAACCCCAACCAAAAGGTTATCTTCAGAAACTAGAACATGTGAGTGCTGCTCTTTATAATTAGCTATGTTGGCAGATTACAATTTATGTAAAGGAAAGATTGTCTTATGAAAGATACATATCACACTATGAGGTTAGACAGACACTGAGTAAGAGGCCCACCACCCGTCCTACATGGGAGCTACAACCCCAAACTTTGTAGctgtttcatgtctttttgCTGCcattttttgtgtctctttgtacttgttttggctttctttgtggttgttttgagtttctttgtcattgtatgtctctttgtagtcattttgagtctctttgtggttgttttctgtctctatgtggttgttttgtgtctctgtgtacttgttctgactttctttgtggttgttttgagtctctttgtggttgttttctgtctctatgtggttgttttgtgtctctgtgtactTGTTCTGactctctttgtggttgttttgagtttctttgtggttgttttgggtctctttgtggttgttttgagtttctttgtggttgttttgagtttctttgtggttgttttgagtTTCTTTGTCATTGTATGTCTCTTTGTTGTCGTTTTGagtctctttgttgttgtttttggtctctatgtggtagttttgtgtctctgtcattattttgtgtctctgtgtcactgtgtcgTCATTTTGTGTGTCGTTTCTAACAGGTTATTCTTTACGTAAAGAAGCTTCAAGCTTATTATGAAAGATACTCAGTGACTTAGGACAATGGGCCTACATCTGTTTTCATATCTCAAATTTCATATAAAGACAATAATGGTGTGGGATTTACCAACTGGACTTGATTGCTAACATAAAGAACATGGTTAAAAATatcttctctgtttttatttcagagtaGTTAGATTTAAAAATGGTTGTAGGAGGTGAGGTGGATTCCAATGTTACGGAGCCGGAGAGCTTTTGGGTATGACACGctacttgtttttaaatgtaaatcatCTCCACTCGATACTAAATGGTCTTTGACATCCAATCTTATCTCATCTGcatcatcataaaaataatttcccatCTAAAAAGTATGTTTTAATCTTCAAACATGCTTTTACAACAAAAACGTGTTCGCTAACCCGTGATGAAAGCATCAACACTggtgatccttttttttttttaaaggaatagttcaataTTTTGGGAATTATGCTTTCTTCATGAAATTTAGATGAGAATATTGACGCTAcgctcatgtctgtacagtaaatatgaagctacaatCCAACACTGgagtgccacaaactgcagttcctcaaacttgagtcagtctccagaagtgagtcagtctccataagtccccatgttaaatgtccaacttcatcaatcttctcatctgagTGAATCAG contains the following coding sequences:
- the LOC104933988 gene encoding splicing factor U2AF 65 kDa subunit, whose amino-acid sequence is MSDFEEFEKQLSENRQERERERHKKRSRSGSPGRGDKHRSWSKDRGSRSREKRSRSRDRKSRDRRSSSRDHKKHSHSPRRTRKKRTCKYWDVPPPGFEHITPMQYKAMQAAGQIPTIALLATSTTTGVAAAPTQVPIVGSQMTRQARRLYVGNIPFGVTEESMAEFFNAQMRLAGLSQAPSNPVLAVQINQDKNFAFLEFRSVDETTQAMAFDGIIFQGQSLKIRRPHDYRPLPGISEQPAFHVPGVVSTVVPDSPHKLFIGGLPNYLNDDQVKELLTSFGPLKAFNLVKDSATSLSKGYAFCEYVDVSATDQAVAGLNGMQLGDKKLIVQRASVGAKNANPTSIIETPVTLQVPGLQRLQNSGMPTEVLCLLNMVMPEELVDDEDYEEILEDIREECCKYGSVRSIEIPRPVDGVEVPGCGKIFVEYVSAADCQKAMQALTGRKFANRVVVTKYYDPDMYHRHEF